A window of the Juglans microcarpa x Juglans regia isolate MS1-56 chromosome 5D, Jm3101_v1.0, whole genome shotgun sequence genome harbors these coding sequences:
- the LOC121266171 gene encoding BES1/BZR1 homolog protein 3-like has protein sequence MKEAAAGKAKAKALMLGGEASSGAQQRTTLGIMKRSVGKPGAVGRTESEKEKTKMRERQRRAITTNIFHGLRKHGGYHLSPRADINEVLRELAKEAGWIVQPDGTTYRSSNGMSCCPLCGSWRTSNNSTTPSSTVVVGSGGEYCSTTASPVRESTMNNSSNNKIGGEPTILSSLFVSGGVGRSPDADIPLDQLYMYESGFTGGLHHPNLSAGGGGPLGLGPTYNPQQLYAQEARASNQNTPVGSPLRRA, from the exons ATGAAGGAAGCGGCGGCGGGTAAGGCAAAGGCAAAGGCGTTGATGTTGGGAGGAGAAGCGAGTAGTGGGGCACAGCAAAGGACCACGTTGGGGATCATGAAGAGATCTGTTGGGAAACCGGGAGCGGTGGGGAGGACGGAGAGCGAGAAGGAGAAGACGAAGATGAGGGAGAGGCAGAGGAGGGCCATTACCACCAACATCTTTCACGGCTTGCGAAAGCACGGCGGCTACCACCTCTCCCCTCGCGCCGACATCAACGAGGTCCTCCGCGAGCTCGCCAAGGAGGCAGGCTGGATCGTCCAGCCCGACGGCACCACCTACCGCTCTTCTAAC GGTATGAGCTGTTGTCCGCTTTGTGGGTCGTGGAGAACGAGCAACAACAGTACAACACCGAGCAGCACTGTCGTGGTTGGTAGCGGAGGAGAATATTGCTCAACCACAGCGTCGCCGGTAAGGGAGTCTACGATGAacaacagcagcaacaacaaaatCGGTGGTGAGCCGACAATACTAAGTTCGCTCTTCGTCTCCGGCGGCGTTGGACGTTCGCCCGACGCTGACATTCCCCTTGATCAACTCTACATGTACGAATCAGGGTTCACCGGTGGGCTCCACCACCCCAATttgtccgccggcggtggtggGCCATTGGGATTAGGACCTACATATAATCCTCAGCAGTTGTATGCGCAGGAAGCGAGGGCGTCCAACCAAAACACGCCCGTGGGTTCTCCTCTACGGCGCGCTTAG